CTAGAATCTAGAACGCACTAATATTGGTAATACTGTATTAGTGTAGcacaggtattattattattggtgatcTAGAATTACACAAGACTGCAGATTTTCATAAGAACGTTTATTACTATTTCGTAACCCCGAAAAGATATTGCGTGACACCCTTTTTTGCAACCATATTTAACTAGTTAGACTGCAttctcagttttttttttttttaacggaaaAATGATATCAAAATAAAAGAAGACACAAGTCATTCGtgactattttattttatttaagtaaaAAGGAAAAGAATGAAAATTAAAGTATAAACAAGATGTATTTGCTTTGGGTCATTTCAGTCCAAAATTAGGCCGAATATAAGAAAAAGAAAAACTTGTGTTTACAATGACTAAGGTTGCATTTGACAGAAAAGAATGATGAAGTGTGTGATAAAATTTAGCGATGAAGTGCTTACTAGTTTAAAATCTGAATGACTGAAAAAATTCTAAATGAACTTTGTTTTGAATGACAATAATCTGTATAATAATCATTCTCAATATACTACATAAACGATGTAAAATCAAGGTGTTGACCTTATAGATGAAATAAATAAGAGATTATAACAATTTAAGGAGGAAATTGAGGTACCGAATAGTTAAGAGAATATTAACTTTTGATGGTGCGTCACAAATTGCTAAACGGTCTAGAGCACCATTTGTCAAACAAACACATTAAATGTTAAAAGGTTAAGCACTTTATCACTCTTTCATATACCAGGGGATTACACTTGATAAAGATTCCATACTAATGGATTCGGGTCCATACCATGGGTTCCAATGCACGAGATCTTGTAGCAATTACCAATGAGGCCCCTAGCGATTAGTATTACATAGAAGAAATCAATTAAAGATACTAATACAATTAGATCCGCTCTTCATAGACAAATTTGGGATTTGCGATCCCAGGTAAAATCATGGGATCCTTTTCTATTAGATAGGAAGGGGATATGAAGGGCTGTAGCACAAAATAAGCATTCAATGTTAAATTATTCAATTCAAATATTGGGCCTGACTCCTATGAAATTAgcaaatattatataacataacaataacaataacaataacaataacaattatattgAAAACATATTACCAAAAGCTACTCATACATTAACCAAAATTTGATACACCTGCAACTATTTGAACTGCTAGAACAACTAtttttttccttttcctttttacTATAGTTTCAAAGTGGAATATAGAACATATGCAATTAAACAACACTACAGAACTGATCATACCTCATCTCATAGGAAGGTTTCATATCGACTTCCTGTTGGCACATCACATTCATAATTTAAGATTTTGTAAACTTTTAACAGCTTCAGATTCGTTTGAGATAGACGGTTCGTCTATCGTAATCGGAGGAACAGAAAAGGCAGGCAAAACTTGCCTTACACATACAGGTGGCGCGATCTTTATAGGTCGTGGTTGCATCATCTGATGACTAGGCGAAGGCGGCAACGGTGGTGCTGAAAAAACAGGCACTGCAGTTCTCATTGTGACTGGCGCTGCAAGCCCACCATGGTGTGGTGTCCTGTAATGTGGCCGGAAAGGTGTATACGGTGAGAAATTTGGGCGATTGGGTCGGGTTTGATGAGGTGAAAATTGTGATGGTGACGGGTCATGTGGTATTGGAGATACAGGTCGGGTCGGGTAAAAAAGAGGAAGAATTTTCGATGTGGTTAATGGAGGTCGTTGAGGGCTTGGTGCTCGTGGTGCTGGTGTTGTAAACTTCTTTTGGAAAGGTATCGGAAGGTCTCTGTAGCCGGGATTTGCGGTTCCAATTTTTTGTTTCGATTTATAATTCAAAAGTGCCCTTGCGATTCTAATTTGTTCTTGTTCGTCATTGTTCTCAGGTCCACTTGACGAACTTGCATCTTGCTTTGCCACTGCACAGATAACCAAATCAAATTAACAGATTGTTTGACTTTGAAAGTCTAACTGTAAGTCAGAGTAGGTGGACTTACAGTGTTTGAGAGATGACCAGGCTGACATGGCAGCATTTTTTTCAGCTTGTTTCTTGTTTTTAGCTGGTTCTCCGGTGAATGTGATTCCAGCGAGTTCGACTACGCCCGTAAAGACGGGTAGGTGCCCAAGACCCGACCTGTAAGTAGTATACCGAGGCAACGGTGAACCGACCCGTTGTGATATCTCTTGTAAAAGATTCTTGTAAACTCCAGTCTCATCCTATAAATCAGTACATTTTAATAAACCATCGATATTCATGCATCTAggggaagaaaaaaaaataccACAAGGTTCAGATGAATTGGGCCGGAATCCCGGTTTACATAATAACGAGAGATATGAATATCAGTTCATTTACCTACGAAAGGGTCAATTTGGGTTGTGTTTGATCTCAGATGGATTATATAAAGTTGTGTTAAGCATAAAAGGAAACAGGCCTGAAGGGTTAAAAGTCAGCCaaagactaaaattttaaaattttatgcaCATTGTGtgttgcagaactcggaattactcgACGAGTACTCAGTTTTTGCAACTTAGGGAGTACTCGACGACTACTCGGTCAAAACTTGGTCAAACTTGGCTAATACTCGGGATTACTCAGAAAATCGGGCGAAACTAGGCCAAAGCTCGGGATTACTCAAAAACGGTCAAAacacggtcaaaatcagtcaaaactcggtcaaaatcagtcaactTGGTCAAAATTGGTTAAAGTCAAACTTTGTCAACATCCGAGGATTCCCCATGGAAACTCTCTGAAAAGTCCCGACCGAGAACTCCTCGAGTAGCAATTTTTCGCAACCTTGTGCACACTACATCCTTACCTTTTTGTTTTGTTTAAGATATAGATACAGCGACTATTAACACAATAAATATCTATACAAATATTTCAAAAATGTGCTTGCAGGTCAACCTAGATTTTATTCAGGTCCTCAGCTCATAGTAAACAATGATGACCGGTTTCAACCAACACAAAACCTGTCCATTTTGCCACTACCTCTAACTATAGTAGCACTGGTAGTGACATACTGTTCAAGTCAAACTATGAAGGTCAACATCAGTGATAGCAATTAAATAGGACCCCTACATAAAATGGGGCAGCAGGCACATGCATACTGCACAAAGCATTT
The window above is part of the Rutidosis leptorrhynchoides isolate AG116_Rl617_1_P2 chromosome 1, CSIRO_AGI_Rlap_v1, whole genome shotgun sequence genome. Proteins encoded here:
- the LOC139867351 gene encoding double-stranded RNA-binding protein 2, giving the protein MYKNQLQELAQRSCFNLPSYTCIREGPDHAPRFKAVVNFNGDSFESPNYFTTLRQAEHAAAEVALSSLSSHSLAARILDETGVYKNLLQEISQRVGSPLPRYTTYRSGLGHLPVFTGVVELAGITFTGEPAKNKKQAEKNAAMSAWSSLKHLAKQDASSSSGPENNDEQEQIRIARALLNYKSKQKIGTANPGYRDLPIPFQKKFTTPAPRAPSPQRPPLTTSKILPLFYPTRPVSPIPHDPSPSQFSPHQTRPNRPNFSPYTPFRPHYRTPHHGGLAAPVTMRTAVPVFSAPPLPPSPSHQMMQPRPIKIAPPVCVRQVLPAFSVPPITIDEPSISNESEAVKSLQNLKL